In the genome of Xanthocytophaga agilis, one region contains:
- a CDS encoding AraC family transcriptional regulator: MEDYNKIIESLGIKFLKAKNIKLLQPIHVRNYYDVENTIILLHQGTLSYGPDNIKVSEGDILFIPGGKLLSITYGSNPTTITNEEFVSNKEKYFAANRDIARIGTLSDSFSQVSFEAKVFDSVNFFASLDIPPFIISGVPELVRTIQELVAEQLQELPGKERVTQIKTDEIVVEIVRYILKNRMFVEKLATNSTYFKDPRLIDIFNHIKINLGGDLSNKVLANVANVSEDYVGQYFKMLTGINPQDYIEYQRMEQAVKLLRTTKKSIREIGHEVGYKDTAYFCRRFKMMFGIPAGKMRRRETLMNI, translated from the coding sequence ATGGAAGATTATAACAAGATTATTGAATCTCTTGGCATTAAATTTTTAAAAGCCAAAAACATTAAATTATTACAACCCATTCATGTAAGAAACTATTATGATGTAGAAAATACTATTATATTACTACACCAAGGTACATTATCTTACGGGCCTGATAATATAAAAGTGAGTGAAGGCGATATCTTATTTATTCCAGGAGGCAAGCTACTAAGCATCACATATGGATCTAATCCTACTACCATCACTAACGAAGAATTTGTCAGCAATAAAGAAAAATACTTTGCAGCCAATCGGGATATCGCCCGGATTGGAACACTGAGTGATTCTTTTTCGCAGGTTAGTTTTGAAGCCAAAGTATTTGACTCCGTAAACTTCTTTGCATCACTGGATATTCCTCCATTTATTATTTCTGGCGTTCCTGAACTTGTTCGGACTATTCAGGAGCTGGTAGCTGAACAACTTCAGGAATTGCCAGGAAAAGAACGGGTAACACAAATAAAAACAGACGAAATTGTAGTGGAAATTGTGCGGTATATATTGAAAAACCGTATGTTTGTAGAAAAGCTGGCAACCAACAGTACTTATTTCAAAGATCCTCGCCTGATAGATATATTCAATCATATCAAGATAAATCTGGGAGGCGATCTATCTAACAAGGTATTAGCTAATGTTGCCAATGTATCAGAAGATTATGTAGGGCAGTATTTTAAAATGCTGACAGGCATTAATCCTCAGGATTACATTGAATATCAGCGCATGGAACAGGCAGTAAAACTTCTGCGTACAACCAAGAAAAGTATTCGGGAGATTGGCCACGAGGTAGGGTATAAAGACACTGCATACTTCTGCCGCCGTTTCAAAATGATGTTTGGTATTCCAGCAGGTAAAATGCGTCGCCGGGAAACACTGATGAACATATAA
- a CDS encoding DUF3109 family protein → MLVVGNTYISDDVAEKQFVCDLEKCKGACCTEGDLGAPLDEDELAILENIYPVVAPYLSEEGRKAIEEQGKWIKDFEGDYSTPTIGNRECAYAIYDAKGVLKCAIEQAHLDGKIDYHKPISCHLYPIRITKYDQWDAINYHRWQICHAACQLGESLKVPVYKFLKNPLIRKYGEAWYSELEQEVQNREIEKAMPVKKRK, encoded by the coding sequence ATGCTAGTTGTTGGAAATACCTATATCAGCGATGACGTTGCTGAAAAACAGTTTGTTTGTGATCTGGAAAAATGTAAAGGTGCCTGTTGTACAGAAGGAGATCTCGGGGCTCCTCTGGATGAGGACGAATTAGCCATTCTTGAGAATATCTATCCTGTAGTTGCACCTTACCTGAGTGAAGAAGGACGAAAAGCCATCGAAGAGCAAGGCAAATGGATCAAAGACTTTGAAGGTGATTACTCAACTCCTACTATTGGAAACCGGGAATGCGCCTATGCTATTTATGATGCAAAAGGAGTATTAAAATGTGCCATAGAACAGGCCCATCTGGATGGTAAAATAGATTATCACAAACCTATTTCCTGTCATTTATACCCTATCCGCATCACTAAATATGATCAGTGGGATGCTATTAACTATCACCGCTGGCAAATATGCCATGCAGCCTGTCAATTAGGAGAATCGCTTAAAGTACCTGTATACAAATTCCTTAAAAATCCACTCATTCGCAAATATGGCGAAGCATGGTACTCAGAGCTGGAGCAGGAAGTACAGAATAGAGAAATAGAAAAAGCAATGCCAGTGAAGAAACGAAAGTAA
- a CDS encoding acyl-CoA dehydrogenase encodes MSFHLSEEHLAVQAAARDFARTELLPGVIDRDEHQIFPKEQIRKMGELGFMGMMVSEQYGGGGMDTISYVLAMEEISKIDASASVCMSVNNSLVCWGLEKFGTEEQKQKYLIPLATGELIGAFCLSEPEAGSDATSQRTTAVDMGDYYLLNGTKNWITNGSSASVYLVIAQTYPEKGHRGINALIVERESPGFVVGKKENKLGIRGSDTHSLMFTDVKVPKENRIGEDGFGFKFAMQTLSGGRIGIASQALGIASGAYELAVEYAKQRQAFGKPIAEHQAIQFKLADMATQIEAARLLCLKAAYLKDQHADFARAASMAKLYASQVAMDVTVEAVQVHGGYGYVKEYHVERLMRDAKITQIYEGTSEIQKIVIARDILK; translated from the coding sequence ATCAGTTTTCACTTATCCGAAGAACATCTGGCTGTGCAGGCTGCAGCAAGAGATTTTGCACGTACAGAACTCTTGCCCGGAGTTATAGACCGTGATGAACACCAGATTTTTCCCAAAGAACAAATCCGCAAAATGGGTGAACTAGGATTTATGGGTATGATGGTTAGTGAACAATATGGTGGTGGAGGTATGGATACTATCAGCTATGTATTAGCGATGGAAGAGATTTCCAAAATTGATGCTTCCGCATCAGTATGTATGTCTGTAAATAATTCGTTGGTCTGCTGGGGCCTAGAGAAATTTGGAACAGAAGAACAAAAACAAAAATACCTGATACCTCTGGCTACAGGCGAACTTATAGGTGCGTTCTGTCTCTCTGAACCTGAAGCAGGTTCAGATGCAACTTCACAACGTACTACAGCAGTCGACATGGGTGACTATTATTTACTGAATGGCACCAAAAACTGGATTACAAATGGCAGTTCAGCTTCTGTATATCTGGTGATAGCCCAAACCTATCCGGAAAAAGGGCACAGAGGAATCAATGCACTGATTGTAGAACGCGAATCGCCCGGATTTGTAGTAGGTAAAAAAGAGAATAAATTAGGAATCAGAGGTTCAGATACACATTCTTTGATGTTTACCGATGTAAAAGTTCCTAAGGAAAACAGAATTGGAGAAGATGGATTTGGATTTAAATTTGCCATGCAAACCCTAAGTGGAGGGCGTATTGGTATTGCCTCTCAAGCCTTAGGTATTGCATCAGGCGCCTACGAGTTAGCTGTGGAATATGCCAAACAACGTCAGGCTTTCGGGAAACCTATTGCAGAGCATCAGGCAATTCAGTTTAAGTTGGCAGATATGGCAACACAGATTGAAGCAGCCCGCTTACTTTGTTTAAAAGCTGCCTATCTAAAAGATCAACACGCAGATTTTGCACGTGCAGCATCCATGGCCAAACTCTATGCGTCTCAGGTTGCAATGGACGTAACAGTGGAAGCAGTTCAGGTGCATGGTGGATATGGATATGTGAAAGAATATCATGTAGAACGGCTTATGCGGGATGCAAAAATTACGCAGATTTATGAAGGGACCTCTGAAATACAAAAAATTGTAATCGCACGGGATATTCTTAAATAG
- a CDS encoding superoxide dismutase, protein MNRRVFLSNSALLGFAGLLLPKSFFVEPKEIFTLPALPYGFDALEPHIDKLTMEIHHDKHHKTYVDNLNKAITGTPLEKQSLADILATASKHPAAVRNNAGGHYNHSMFWSIMAAPNTNKPSAELTAAIDKKFGSFDKFKEEFNKAATTRFGSGWAWLIVTAKGELAVTSTPNQDNPLMDVVPEAERGYPVFGIDVWEHAYYLKYQNKRADYVTGWWNVLNWNAINQRYTEGIKSKKK, encoded by the coding sequence ATGAACAGACGTGTTTTTCTTTCCAATTCCGCACTACTTGGTTTTGCGGGTTTATTACTTCCAAAATCATTTTTTGTAGAGCCCAAAGAGATTTTTACATTGCCAGCTCTTCCTTATGGATTTGATGCATTGGAGCCACATATAGATAAGTTGACCATGGAGATACACCATGACAAGCATCACAAAACCTATGTTGACAATCTGAACAAAGCGATTACTGGTACTCCTCTGGAAAAACAGAGTCTGGCAGATATTCTGGCAACAGCGAGCAAACATCCGGCTGCTGTTCGTAACAATGCAGGAGGGCACTACAACCATTCTATGTTCTGGTCTATTATGGCTGCTCCCAATACCAATAAACCTTCAGCTGAATTAACTGCAGCTATTGATAAAAAGTTTGGTAGCTTTGACAAGTTCAAGGAAGAGTTTAATAAAGCGGCTACAACTCGCTTTGGATCAGGTTGGGCATGGTTGATCGTTACGGCTAAAGGTGAACTGGCGGTGACTTCAACTCCTAATCAGGACAATCCATTGATGGACGTAGTTCCTGAAGCTGAAAGAGGATATCCTGTTTTTGGAATTGATGTATGGGAACATGCTTACTATCTCAAATACCAGAACAAACGGGCTGATTATGTAACTGGCTGGTGGAATGTACTGAACTGGAATGCCATTAACCAACGATATACAGAGGGTATAAAGTCAAAGAAGAAGTAA
- the chrA gene encoding chromate efflux transporter: MLDIRPSLKLTTPPHEKVRRIRYFIFLKDVFILAITAMGGPQAHLALYLEVLVKKRAYVTEEELMELTALCSILPGPSSTQTLTAIAFKIGGPNLAYLTLFVWITPAVAIMTAAALSINYLQAHQISLDFTHFIQPMAVGFMIYAGFQIGRKVFTNAMRVGIGSVAAILGLIFQSPYIPPIVLLIGGITTAVQFNKLERQEHKDPLQIQWSNFLLWLGILVVAAIIGGITRWLPIRLFENFYRNGSLIFGGGQVLIPLMFTEFVLFKKKQYLTQEEFLSGYAIAQTVPGPVFAFTAFIGTLAMRDYGIPGQLIGSMAATAGIFLPGTFLIFFVYRFWNQLKQYRVVRASLEGINAASTGLIVSAVIPMFEPSAGNILDISVIAITFLLLTFTKIPHPIIVVVGLLLGFIL, from the coding sequence ATGCTTGATATACGTCCTTCACTGAAACTTACTACTCCTCCCCATGAAAAAGTCAGGAGAATACGGTATTTTATCTTTCTGAAGGATGTATTTATATTAGCAATTACGGCTATGGGAGGACCTCAAGCCCATCTGGCCTTGTATCTGGAAGTGCTCGTTAAAAAAAGAGCCTATGTTACAGAAGAAGAATTAATGGAACTAACTGCACTGTGCTCTATTCTTCCTGGCCCATCCTCTACACAAACATTGACTGCCATTGCCTTTAAAATCGGAGGTCCTAATCTTGCATATCTCACCTTATTCGTATGGATTACCCCAGCTGTTGCTATTATGACCGCTGCGGCTTTATCCATCAATTATTTACAGGCGCATCAGATTTCGCTCGATTTTACTCACTTTATACAACCCATGGCAGTGGGATTTATGATTTATGCTGGGTTTCAGATTGGTCGTAAAGTCTTTACCAATGCAATGCGTGTAGGAATTGGTTCTGTAGCAGCTATATTAGGTCTGATATTTCAGTCCCCTTATATCCCACCCATTGTTTTGCTAATTGGGGGTATTACAACAGCAGTTCAGTTCAACAAACTTGAACGACAGGAACACAAAGATCCTCTTCAGATTCAATGGTCTAACTTTTTGCTCTGGCTGGGTATACTAGTAGTGGCAGCCATCATAGGTGGTATCACCCGTTGGCTACCTATACGTTTGTTTGAGAACTTTTACCGAAATGGGAGTCTGATTTTTGGAGGGGGACAAGTGCTAATCCCATTGATGTTTACAGAGTTCGTTCTCTTTAAGAAAAAACAATATCTCACTCAGGAAGAGTTTCTGTCCGGCTATGCTATTGCTCAGACAGTTCCAGGACCTGTTTTTGCCTTTACCGCCTTTATTGGTACACTTGCCATGCGTGATTATGGCATACCCGGACAATTAATAGGCAGTATGGCAGCTACAGCCGGTATATTTTTGCCTGGTACATTTTTGATATTCTTCGTGTACCGTTTCTGGAATCAGCTTAAGCAATACCGTGTAGTTCGAGCTTCTCTGGAAGGAATCAATGCCGCCTCAACCGGATTAATTGTGTCTGCTGTAATACCTATGTTTGAGCCATCAGCTGGTAATATTCTTGACATAAGTGTGATCGCTATTACATTTTTGCTTCTTACTTTCACTAAAATACCTCATCCTATTATTGTAGTAGTAGGGTTATTACTAGGATTTATTTTATAG
- a CDS encoding isopenicillin N synthase family dioxygenase: protein MNEILYSEIPSLDLSDFTSGDPVRKAKFVADLGAAYNAIGFVAIRNHYLTEELSTKLYDTFQKFFYSADELKKKYEFPELHGQRGYIGKGKETAKGFKTPDLKEFYHIGQHVTDNDPVKDEYPANIWPDEFPELEEIGLTVYKQLEKTGITMLQAIALYLGLDEHYFDDKVKNGNSILRSIHYFPIENPDEVPADAVRAAAHGDINLITLLMGASAEGLQVLRRDGAWIPITALPEQLIVNVGDMLDRLTNNKLKSTIHRVVNPPKEKMKTSRFSMPFFMHPRSEMDLTCLPSCIDEAHPKLFADMTAGEFLNERLIELGLKKK from the coding sequence ATGAACGAAATCCTTTATTCGGAAATCCCCTCACTAGATCTGTCTGATTTTACATCCGGCGATCCTGTGCGCAAAGCAAAATTTGTTGCAGATCTGGGTGCAGCATACAATGCTATTGGTTTTGTTGCCATTCGTAACCACTATTTGACAGAAGAACTCTCAACTAAATTGTATGATACATTTCAGAAATTCTTCTATTCAGCAGATGAATTGAAAAAGAAGTATGAATTTCCGGAACTTCATGGTCAAAGAGGTTATATAGGAAAAGGTAAAGAGACAGCCAAGGGTTTCAAAACGCCTGATTTAAAGGAGTTTTATCATATAGGACAGCATGTAACAGATAATGATCCTGTTAAGGATGAATATCCTGCCAACATCTGGCCGGATGAATTTCCGGAACTGGAAGAAATAGGGCTTACAGTATATAAACAGCTGGAAAAAACAGGAATAACCATGTTACAGGCTATTGCTTTGTATCTAGGCCTGGATGAACACTATTTCGATGATAAAGTAAAAAATGGAAATAGCATTCTGAGATCCATACATTACTTTCCTATTGAAAATCCAGATGAAGTACCAGCAGATGCTGTACGCGCCGCGGCTCATGGAGATATTAATCTCATTACGCTACTAATGGGAGCCAGTGCAGAAGGATTACAAGTACTCCGCCGGGATGGGGCCTGGATTCCAATTACAGCCCTACCTGAACAATTGATTGTCAATGTTGGTGATATGCTGGATCGTCTTACAAATAACAAACTGAAATCAACAATACACCGGGTTGTAAATCCGCCTAAAGAAAAGATGAAAACATCCCGGTTCTCTATGCCATTCTTTATGCACCCCCGTTCGGAAATGGATCTGACTTGTTTGCCATCCTGCATTGATGAGGCACATCCTAAATTGTTTGCAGATATGACAGCAGGCGAATTTCTTAATGAGCGTCTTATTGAACTGGGCTTGAAAAAGAAATAG